The Aerosakkonema funiforme FACHB-1375 genome segment GGTAGCTTCCGATGCTGCGGCTGGATAAACGCTGACTTTCTTGCGAGTTTTACCTTTTCTCTCAAAGGTGACGATGCCATCGATGAGGGCAAACAGGGTATCGTCGTTGCCGCGTCCGACGTTATTGCCGGGGTGAAATTTGGTGCCGCGCTGACGGACTAGAATATT includes the following:
- the rpmA gene encoding 50S ribosomal protein L27; this encodes MAHKKGTGSTRNGRDSNAQRLGVKRFGGQVVRAGNILVRQRGTKFHPGNNVGRGNDDTLFALIDGIVTFERKGKTRKKVSVYPAAASEATAPEPVAAAV